From the Micromonospora sediminicola genome, one window contains:
- a CDS encoding carboxypeptidase-like regulatory domain-containing protein produces the protein MRFALARRAAAAAVVTGLLVLPGVTPAQAAETSTVSGRLTTSAGAGAADAQVEVFDADSYATAGWTTTDDDGRWSVGGLDAGRYIVGFHPVDRPDQYYRQKAMIWDADPVTVGSGESVTADDQLRATGLLTGRITDAAGAPVAWLSVFADESENSEHAYGSTDEDGRFRIAAVPGSYTLSFRPIEGSYQTQYVPGKLDEVDAGRYRVTADEETVVDETVLPTGSLTGRFTTAAGEPLASAQVAVNTANMYGGVDTQTGADGTFTVPALLAGSYKVRFEAGDRTQYYRGKLDYTDANLVVVRGGQRTRITDALVGTGSVRIRAVDSVSGAPVADFCVNSDETCSGGTGVVTLTGLPQGRHDLYLHSPDGLHFARQLTGVKVVAGQTTEVAPKLRPGAAISTTIVDRATGRPVADVCLDAFLPKQARLVDGHGNCSDQAGRIRVGPLAAGTYRLFADPGQTSYGRQWVGAEGGTGDERQAATVAATVGTVTAGPQVRLDPAGRITGTVTDAATGKPANSVDVSVLTGHPGVGVNDATTDEQGRYTLDRLGPYDWPVVFGAHPYAPHWSGDAVSRYTATPVTVTAGGTATHDTTMRAGTTVTGTFTDPDGAPFTSGWVIARSADTGDIAGAGWMSDGRFTMRVTGKQRVYFTYDVRLADQDYSGRYLVTGADGTRKLGLFVVPATGTLTADLVVPTS, from the coding sequence ATGCGTTTTGCCCTCGCACGTCGTGCCGCCGCGGCGGCCGTCGTCACCGGCCTCCTGGTCCTGCCCGGGGTCACCCCGGCGCAGGCCGCGGAGACCAGCACGGTCAGCGGACGACTGACCACAAGCGCCGGCGCCGGTGCGGCCGATGCCCAGGTCGAGGTGTTCGACGCCGACAGCTACGCCACGGCGGGCTGGACCACCACCGACGACGACGGCCGCTGGTCGGTCGGTGGTCTGGACGCCGGTCGCTACATCGTCGGCTTCCACCCGGTCGACCGCCCCGACCAGTACTACCGGCAGAAGGCCATGATCTGGGACGCCGACCCGGTGACGGTCGGCAGCGGCGAGAGCGTCACCGCCGACGACCAGCTCCGCGCCACCGGGCTGCTCACCGGGCGGATCACCGACGCCGCCGGCGCACCCGTCGCCTGGCTGAGCGTCTTCGCCGACGAGTCCGAGAACTCGGAGCACGCCTACGGGTCGACCGACGAGGACGGCCGCTTCCGGATCGCCGCCGTCCCCGGCAGCTACACCCTCTCCTTCCGGCCGATCGAGGGCTCCTACCAGACCCAGTACGTCCCCGGGAAGCTCGACGAGGTCGACGCCGGCCGTTACCGGGTGACCGCCGACGAGGAGACCGTCGTCGACGAGACGGTGCTGCCCACCGGCAGCCTCACCGGCCGTTTCACCACCGCGGCCGGCGAGCCGCTCGCCTCCGCCCAGGTCGCGGTGAACACCGCCAACATGTACGGCGGGGTCGACACCCAGACCGGGGCCGACGGCACCTTCACCGTCCCGGCGCTGCTGGCCGGCTCCTACAAGGTGCGCTTCGAGGCCGGCGACCGGACGCAGTACTACCGCGGCAAGCTCGACTACACCGACGCGAACCTGGTGGTGGTGCGGGGCGGCCAGCGGACCCGGATCACCGACGCGCTGGTCGGTACCGGATCCGTGCGGATCCGCGCCGTCGACTCGGTCAGCGGCGCCCCGGTGGCCGACTTCTGCGTCAACTCGGACGAGACGTGCAGCGGAGGCACCGGCGTCGTCACCCTCACCGGCCTGCCGCAGGGCCGGCACGACCTCTACCTCCACTCACCCGACGGCCTGCACTTCGCCCGCCAGCTCACCGGCGTGAAGGTGGTGGCCGGCCAGACCACCGAGGTCGCTCCGAAGCTGCGGCCGGGCGCGGCCATCAGCACCACCATCGTCGACCGGGCCACCGGGCGGCCGGTGGCCGACGTCTGCCTCGACGCCTTCCTGCCCAAGCAGGCCAGGCTGGTGGACGGGCACGGCAACTGCAGCGACCAGGCCGGTCGGATCCGGGTGGGTCCGCTGGCCGCCGGCACCTACCGGCTCTTCGCCGACCCGGGCCAGACCTCCTACGGCCGGCAGTGGGTGGGCGCCGAGGGCGGCACCGGTGACGAGCGGCAGGCCGCCACCGTCGCCGCGACCGTCGGCACGGTGACGGCCGGGCCGCAGGTCCGGCTCGATCCGGCCGGCCGGATCACCGGCACGGTCACGGACGCGGCCACGGGCAAGCCGGCGAACTCGGTCGACGTCTCGGTGCTGACCGGTCACCCCGGTGTGGGTGTCAACGATGCCACCACCGACGAGCAGGGCCGGTACACGCTCGACCGGCTCGGCCCGTACGACTGGCCGGTGGTGTTCGGCGCCCACCCGTACGCCCCCCACTGGTCCGGTGACGCGGTCAGCCGCTACACCGCCACGCCGGTGACGGTGACCGCCGGCGGCACGGCGACCCACGACACCACCATGCGGGCGGGCACCACGGTGACCGGCACGTTCACCGACCCGGACGGCGCACCGTTCACCAGCGGCTGGGTCATCGCCCGCAGCGCCGACACCGGCGACATCGCCGGCGCCGGCTGGATGTCCGACGGGCGGTTCACCATGCGGGTCACCGGCAAGCAGCGCGTCTACTTCACCTACGACGTCAGGCTCGCCGACCAGGACTACTCCGGCCGCTACCTGGTGACCGGCGCGGACGGCACCCGCAAGCTGGGGCTGTTCGTCGTGCCGGCCACCGGCACGCTCACCGCGGACCTGGTGGTCCCGACCAGCTGA
- a CDS encoding DUF5701 family protein: protein MTDDRFDPGAEFDRQLDHLVRLGYPALAGRAEEAFRTLLSPLRDAAVAGAVGLAAPTDARAPFLLVTTRELTPVPERIALTTLAGRRKPGVLDRNFPADDLPTFHPIKELEVPPGPAYLLFDVDRGEEYRNQTPSAALEDMTAKGRLPITIDEGLALVTLRPQALASNRCFSLVGSRCGDKRVPALWISQGAPKLGWCWFGNPHTWLGSATAHPVRVGLE from the coding sequence ATGACCGACGACCGCTTCGACCCGGGCGCCGAATTCGACCGCCAGCTCGACCACCTGGTCCGGCTCGGTTACCCGGCCCTCGCCGGGCGCGCCGAGGAGGCGTTCCGCACCCTGCTCAGCCCGCTGCGCGACGCGGCGGTCGCCGGCGCCGTCGGGTTGGCCGCCCCCACCGACGCGCGAGCGCCGTTCCTGCTGGTGACCACGCGGGAGCTGACGCCGGTCCCGGAGCGGATCGCGCTCACCACGCTCGCCGGCCGACGCAAGCCCGGCGTGCTGGACCGGAACTTTCCCGCCGACGACCTGCCCACGTTCCACCCGATCAAGGAGCTGGAGGTGCCGCCCGGGCCGGCGTACCTGCTCTTCGACGTGGACCGCGGCGAGGAGTACCGGAACCAGACACCGTCGGCCGCGCTGGAGGACATGACCGCGAAGGGCCGGCTGCCGATCACCATCGACGAGGGACTGGCCCTCGTCACCCTGCGCCCGCAGGCGCTGGCCAGCAACCGGTGCTTCTCGCTGGTCGGTTCGCGCTGCGGCGACAAGCGGGTGCCGGCGCTCTGGATCAGCCAGGGCGCGCCGAAGCTCGGCTGGTGCTGGTTCGGCAACCCGCACACCTGGCTCGGCTCCGCCACCGCCCACCCGGTCCGGGTCGGCCTGGAGTGA
- a CDS encoding LytR/AlgR family response regulator transcription factor — protein sequence MSASGFLRVLAVDDEPPALDELAYHLRADPRVARLHTAGDATEALRVLRDDDVDVVFLDIRMPGLDGMELARVLRRFARPPAIVFVTAYDDGAVDAFDLGATDYVRKPVRAERLAESLRRVIGSRVVPSHPAALARAEEDPTIPVELAGTTRMLPRSAVRWVEAQGDYARLHTAEGSHLVRVSLATLAERWADAGFVRIHRSYLVQLRLIAELRLVNSGYVVVIDGSELPVSRRHTRELKDKLVRAAKQDWSR from the coding sequence GTGAGCGCCTCCGGATTCCTGCGGGTGCTGGCGGTCGACGACGAGCCGCCGGCGCTCGACGAGCTGGCCTACCACCTGCGCGCCGATCCCCGGGTGGCCCGGCTGCACACCGCCGGGGACGCCACCGAGGCGCTGCGGGTGCTCCGCGACGACGACGTGGACGTGGTGTTCCTCGACATCCGGATGCCCGGGCTGGACGGCATGGAGCTGGCCCGGGTGCTGCGCCGGTTCGCCCGGCCGCCGGCGATCGTCTTCGTCACCGCGTACGACGACGGCGCGGTGGACGCGTTCGACCTGGGCGCCACCGACTACGTGCGCAAGCCGGTCCGCGCCGAGCGGTTGGCCGAGTCGCTGCGCCGGGTGATCGGCTCGCGGGTGGTGCCGTCGCACCCGGCGGCGCTGGCCCGGGCGGAGGAGGATCCGACCATCCCGGTGGAGCTGGCCGGGACCACCCGGATGCTGCCCCGGTCGGCGGTGCGCTGGGTGGAGGCGCAGGGCGACTACGCCCGGCTGCACACCGCGGAGGGGTCGCATCTGGTCCGGGTCTCGCTGGCCACGCTCGCCGAGCGCTGGGCGGATGCGGGGTTCGTCCGGATCCACCGCTCCTACCTGGTGCAGCTGCGGCTCATCGCCGAGCTGCGGTTGGTCAACTCCGGTTACGTGGTGGTGATCGACGGGAGCGAGCTGCCGGTGAGCCGCCGGCACACCCGCGAGTTGAAGGACAAGTTGGTCCGCGCCGCCAAGCAGGACTGGAGCCGCTGA
- a CDS encoding sensor histidine kinase — protein MGGNLSAVFAVVSLVTALAAALWAVLRLRARRGIATATQRATYEVLHTAGLAAEPLRAGLSTADAAKAVRHLRALVGAAGLALTDRDALLAIDGRGAHHTDQLVAAARRAVGSGRSTVLHESELHCDLVDCPVRGAVVAPLSADGRVVGALVAVADERPAPGLVQATLETAHWAGDQLALAELDSSRERLARAEVRALRAQISPHFIYNALTAIGSFVRTDPERARELILEFAEFTRYSFRAHGEFTTLAEELRSIDRYLTIERARFGERLQVRLQIAPEVLPVTLPFLCLQPLVENAVRHGLSRKPGTGMVSIEARDAGAECHITVEDDGVGMDPTTLTAGIAEVSGAGSDPADDPGQHVGLSNVDERLRSAFGDRFGLVVETGLGSGTKVSMRVPKFHPGVRVSS, from the coding sequence GTGGGTGGCAACCTCTCGGCCGTCTTCGCCGTCGTCTCGCTGGTCACCGCGTTGGCCGCGGCGCTCTGGGCGGTGCTGCGCCTGCGTGCCCGGCGGGGCATCGCCACGGCCACCCAGCGGGCCACGTACGAGGTGCTGCACACGGCGGGCCTCGCCGCGGAGCCGCTGCGCGCGGGCCTGAGCACCGCGGACGCGGCGAAGGCCGTACGCCATCTGCGCGCCCTGGTGGGCGCGGCGGGCCTGGCGCTGACCGACCGGGACGCACTGCTGGCCATCGACGGGCGCGGCGCGCACCACACCGACCAGCTGGTCGCGGCGGCCCGGCGGGCGGTCGGCAGCGGGCGCTCGACCGTGCTGCACGAGTCGGAGTTGCACTGCGACCTGGTCGACTGTCCGGTGCGCGGCGCGGTGGTGGCGCCGCTGAGCGCGGACGGGCGGGTGGTCGGGGCGCTGGTGGCGGTGGCCGACGAGCGACCGGCGCCGGGCCTGGTGCAGGCCACGCTGGAGACCGCGCACTGGGCGGGGGACCAGCTCGCCCTGGCCGAGTTGGACTCGTCGCGGGAGCGGCTGGCCCGGGCCGAGGTCCGTGCGTTGCGCGCGCAGATCAGCCCGCACTTCATCTACAACGCGCTGACCGCGATCGGCTCGTTCGTGCGCACCGACCCGGAGCGGGCCCGGGAGCTGATCCTGGAGTTCGCCGAGTTCACCCGCTACTCGTTCCGGGCGCACGGGGAGTTCACCACGCTCGCCGAGGAGTTGCGCTCGATCGACCGCTACCTGACCATCGAGCGGGCCCGCTTCGGCGAGCGGCTCCAGGTGCGCCTGCAGATCGCCCCCGAGGTGCTGCCGGTGACGTTGCCGTTCCTCTGTCTCCAGCCGTTGGTGGAGAACGCGGTCCGGCACGGGTTGTCCCGCAAGCCGGGCACCGGCATGGTGAGCATCGAGGCCCGGGACGCGGGCGCCGAGTGTCACATCACGGTGGAGGACGACGGAGTGGGGATGGATCCGACGACGCTGACCGCCGGCATCGCCGAGGTCTCCGGCGCGGGCAGCGACCCGGCCGACGACCCGGGGCAGCACGTCGGCCTCTCCAACGTCGACGAGCGGCTCCGGTCGGCCTTCGGGGACCGGTTCGGCCTGGTCGTCGAGACCGGCCTGGGCTCGGGTACGAAGGTCAGCATGCGGGTGCCGAAGTTCCATCCGGGCGTCCGGGTGTCGTCGTGA
- a CDS encoding sugar transferase, giving the protein MRHVDSFEIQPPTPPSHNGVPRSAWARARRRVSRWHRPYIAALLLLDFGAAALASFLAVQIFEQADSGFRDAPAAWFYTVAFLLLPLGWVLILWGNRTYDRRYLGLGPDEYKRVIRSGVAVAATVSFLAFATKTTLSRWTVGFALLGAMLLILFGRMIARACLHALRRRIGQAGHRMVLVGTLPECLEVFTTVTRNPNVGLVPVAIHLTDGYAAARGMETPVPVYAGRDVLALVREVGGDTIAVCGSASAEPGELRRLAWQLEGSGVDLVVAPQLTDIAGPRVHIRPIEGLPLLHVEEPTLSGPALLVKNLMDRVAAGLGLLLLTPLFAAIALAIRISDPGPVFFRQPRVGHEGRTFRVWKFRTMYVDAEERLAGLVDQNETDGMLFKMKQDPRVFPVGRFLRASSLDELPQLINVLWGEMSLVGPRPLPADDGDFLGDVRRRLLVRPGMTGLWQVSGRSDLSWDEAVRLDLYYVDNWSLAYDLSILWRTVGVVLARKGAY; this is encoded by the coding sequence GTGCGGCACGTCGACAGCTTTGAGATCCAGCCGCCGACTCCGCCGTCGCACAACGGCGTACCCCGGTCGGCGTGGGCCCGCGCCCGGCGTCGGGTCTCCCGTTGGCACCGCCCCTACATCGCCGCTCTGCTGCTGCTCGACTTCGGCGCGGCGGCTCTCGCCAGCTTCCTGGCGGTGCAGATCTTCGAGCAGGCCGACTCCGGCTTCCGGGACGCGCCCGCCGCCTGGTTCTACACCGTGGCGTTCCTGCTGCTGCCGCTCGGCTGGGTGCTCATCCTCTGGGGCAACCGGACGTACGACCGGCGCTACCTGGGGCTCGGGCCGGACGAGTACAAGCGGGTGATCCGCTCCGGCGTGGCGGTCGCCGCCACCGTCTCGTTCCTGGCCTTCGCCACCAAGACGACGCTGTCCCGGTGGACCGTCGGGTTCGCGCTGCTCGGCGCCATGCTGCTCATCCTGTTCGGCCGGATGATCGCCCGGGCCTGCCTGCACGCGCTGCGCCGCCGCATCGGTCAGGCCGGGCACCGGATGGTGCTGGTCGGCACGCTGCCGGAGTGCCTGGAGGTCTTCACCACGGTCACCCGCAACCCCAACGTCGGTCTCGTGCCGGTGGCCATCCACCTCACCGACGGGTACGCCGCCGCGCGGGGCATGGAGACGCCGGTGCCGGTGTACGCCGGCCGCGACGTGCTGGCCCTGGTCCGGGAGGTCGGCGGCGACACCATCGCGGTCTGCGGTTCGGCCAGCGCCGAGCCGGGCGAGCTGCGCCGGCTGGCCTGGCAGCTGGAGGGCTCCGGCGTGGACCTGGTGGTCGCGCCCCAGCTCACCGACATCGCCGGTCCCCGGGTGCACATCCGCCCCATCGAGGGCCTGCCGCTGCTGCACGTCGAGGAGCCGACGCTCTCCGGGCCGGCGCTGCTGGTCAAGAACCTGATGGACCGGGTCGCCGCCGGCCTGGGCCTGCTGCTGCTGACCCCGCTGTTCGCCGCGATCGCGCTGGCCATCCGGATCTCCGACCCCGGTCCGGTCTTCTTCCGGCAGCCCCGGGTCGGGCACGAGGGGCGTACCTTCCGGGTCTGGAAGTTCCGCACCATGTACGTGGACGCCGAGGAGCGGCTGGCCGGCCTGGTCGACCAGAACGAGACCGACGGCATGCTGTTCAAGATGAAGCAGGATCCCCGGGTCTTCCCGGTGGGCCGTTTCCTGCGGGCCTCGTCGCTGGACGAGCTGCCCCAGCTGATCAACGTGCTCTGGGGCGAGATGTCGCTGGTCGGCCCGCGTCCGCTCCCCGCCGACGACGGCGACTTCCTGGGCGATGTCCGGCGCCGGCTGCTGGTGCGCCCGGGCATGACCGGGCTGTGGCAGGTCTCCGGCCGCTCCGACCTCTCCTGGGACGAGGCGGTCCGGCTCGACCTCTACTACGTCGACAACTGGTCGCTGGCCTACGACCTGAGCATCCTGTGGCGGACCGTCGGGGTGGTGCTGGCGCGCAAGGGCGCGTACTAG
- a CDS encoding Fpg/Nei family DNA glycosylase, which yields MPELPEVEALAGYLRERAVGRRVDRFEVASINALKTYDPPPSTVAGRTVTGAGRYGKFLDVRFDEGLHLVVHLARAGWLHYREAFASTTPLRPGKGPIAVRVRLDDGSGFDLTEAGTQKKLAAYLVTDPAQVPGVAKLGPDALEADLPMFAERLRSRRGQVKGVLTDQAVLAGVGNAYSDEILHAARLSPFAITDRLTDDQLATLHAATRTVLGDAVRRSMGQRAAELKGEKRSGLKVHARKGLPCPVCGDTVREVSFADSSLQYCPTCQTGGKPLADRRLSRLVR from the coding sequence GTGCCTGAACTACCGGAGGTGGAAGCGCTCGCCGGTTACCTGCGCGAGCGGGCGGTGGGGCGGCGGGTCGACCGCTTCGAGGTCGCCTCGATCAACGCGCTGAAGACGTACGACCCGCCGCCGAGCACGGTCGCCGGGCGGACGGTCACCGGAGCCGGCCGGTACGGCAAGTTCCTCGACGTCCGCTTCGACGAGGGCCTGCACCTGGTGGTCCATCTGGCCCGGGCGGGCTGGCTGCACTACCGGGAGGCGTTCGCGTCCACGACGCCGCTGCGGCCCGGCAAGGGACCGATCGCGGTGCGGGTCCGCCTCGACGACGGGTCCGGCTTCGACCTGACCGAGGCCGGCACGCAGAAGAAGCTGGCCGCCTACCTGGTCACCGACCCGGCCCAGGTGCCGGGCGTGGCGAAGCTGGGTCCGGACGCGCTGGAGGCGGACCTGCCCATGTTCGCCGAGCGGCTGCGCAGCCGCCGGGGGCAGGTCAAGGGCGTGTTGACCGACCAGGCGGTGCTCGCCGGCGTCGGGAACGCGTACTCGGACGAGATCCTGCACGCGGCGCGGCTCTCCCCGTTCGCGATCACCGACCGGCTGACCGACGACCAGCTCGCCACCCTGCACGCGGCGACCCGGACGGTGCTCGGCGACGCGGTGCGGCGGTCGATGGGGCAGCGGGCCGCGGAGCTGAAGGGTGAGAAGCGCTCGGGCCTCAAGGTGCACGCCCGGAAGGGCCTGCCCTGTCCGGTCTGTGGCGACACGGTGCGGGAGGTCTCGTTCGCCGACTCGAGCCTCCAGTACTGCCCCACCTGTCAGACCGGCGGCAAACCGCTGGCTGACCGAAGGTTGTCCCGTCTCGTACGGTGA
- a CDS encoding glycosyltransferase family 4 protein, producing MRIVVAHNRYREAQPSGENTIVDAEIAELTAAGVEVLPFLRSSDEIPSMSRAAKALLPISPIWAPKAQHDLDRLLTEHRPDVLHLHNPYPLLSPWVVRTAHRHDVPVVQTVHNYRQVCSSGLYFRDGVICQDCRGRALGVPAVVHRCYRNSRAQSALMATTLAVHRPTWKSVDRFIALTTAVADHLRDYGIPDERIVVKPNAVPDPGTPAPVGNGFLFMGRLSPEKGLDLLLAAWRRHPVGTLGPLRIAGDGELRPLAEEAAAERPDIHYLGQLDRAGVRAALADSSVVLATSTWHDVLPTVIIEALAAGRPVLGTALGGIPYLVGADTPREPAGTGPAEVATAAPGDGRVALPSGVQRGEAGWVVAPEVEALAAALPLATAEAPVRAGAARSRYERTFHPDVITKRLIDIYAGLAGRRLSS from the coding sequence GTGAGAATCGTGGTGGCGCACAACCGGTACCGGGAAGCTCAGCCCTCCGGCGAGAACACCATCGTCGACGCGGAGATCGCCGAGCTCACCGCCGCCGGCGTGGAGGTGCTGCCGTTCCTGCGCAGCTCCGACGAGATCCCGTCGATGTCCAGGGCCGCCAAGGCGCTGCTGCCGATCTCGCCGATCTGGGCCCCGAAGGCCCAGCACGACCTCGACCGCCTGCTCACCGAGCACCGGCCGGACGTGCTGCACCTGCACAACCCGTACCCGTTGCTCTCGCCCTGGGTGGTGCGGACCGCGCACCGGCACGACGTGCCGGTGGTGCAGACGGTGCACAACTACCGGCAGGTGTGCTCCTCCGGCCTCTACTTCCGCGACGGCGTGATCTGCCAGGACTGCCGCGGCCGGGCGTTGGGCGTGCCGGCGGTCGTGCACCGCTGCTACCGCAACTCCCGGGCGCAGAGCGCGCTGATGGCCACCACGCTCGCCGTGCACCGGCCCACCTGGAAGTCGGTGGACCGCTTCATCGCGCTGACCACGGCGGTCGCCGACCATCTGCGGGACTACGGCATCCCGGACGAGCGGATCGTGGTGAAACCCAACGCCGTGCCCGACCCGGGCACCCCGGCGCCGGTCGGGAACGGCTTCCTCTTCATGGGCCGGCTCAGCCCGGAGAAGGGGCTGGACCTGCTGCTGGCGGCGTGGCGGCGGCACCCGGTGGGCACGCTCGGCCCGCTGCGCATCGCGGGTGACGGCGAGCTGCGCCCGCTGGCCGAGGAGGCCGCCGCCGAGCGGCCCGACATCCACTACCTGGGCCAGCTCGACCGGGCCGGGGTGCGCGCCGCGCTGGCCGACAGCTCCGTGGTGCTGGCCACCTCGACGTGGCACGACGTGCTGCCCACCGTGATCATCGAGGCGCTGGCCGCCGGCCGGCCGGTGCTCGGTACCGCGCTCGGCGGCATCCCGTACCTGGTGGGCGCGGACACCCCGCGCGAGCCCGCCGGCACCGGTCCGGCCGAGGTGGCCACGGCGGCCCCGGGCGACGGCCGGGTCGCGTTGCCGTCGGGGGTGCAGCGCGGCGAGGCCGGCTGGGTGGTGGCGCCGGAGGTCGAGGCGTTGGCCGCCGCCCTGCCGCTGGCCACGGCCGAGGCGCCGGTGCGGGCGGGCGCGGCGCGGAGCCGCTACGAGCGGACCTTCCACCCCGACGTGATCACCAAGCGCCTGATCGACATCTACGCCGGCCTGGCCGGCCGGCGGCTCTCGAGCTGA
- a CDS encoding CDP-alcohol phosphatidyltransferase family protein — MPSATTLAEPRPTVADFHRVNRGGGLFSESISQWIGAAFALVAQRLGLRPTALTLTNLVLGLGASVAVVALADDVAAGSVPAWLVGLVALVGWQVAYALDCADGQLARVTGQGSAAGARVDVLCDVAAQIALVAALSATAVAQRPSTPVWLVAVFAGTWMVNLVTSVMQAGPNAASMVTSTSFPVRVVKLVRDYGAVIFLAGLVLVFAPALAFWVVVAFTVVNGGFLLASIAFSARASLR, encoded by the coding sequence GTGCCCTCCGCGACCACCTTGGCTGAGCCCCGTCCCACCGTCGCCGACTTCCACCGGGTCAACCGGGGCGGCGGCCTGTTCAGCGAGTCGATCAGCCAGTGGATCGGGGCGGCCTTCGCGCTGGTCGCCCAGCGCCTGGGGCTGCGCCCGACGGCGCTGACGCTGACCAACCTGGTGTTGGGGCTGGGGGCCTCGGTGGCAGTGGTCGCGCTCGCCGACGATGTGGCCGCCGGCTCTGTCCCGGCCTGGCTGGTCGGGCTGGTCGCCCTGGTCGGCTGGCAGGTCGCGTACGCGCTGGACTGCGCCGACGGGCAGCTCGCCCGGGTCACCGGTCAGGGCAGCGCGGCGGGCGCCCGGGTCGACGTGCTCTGCGACGTGGCCGCCCAGATCGCGCTGGTGGCCGCGCTGTCCGCCACGGCCGTGGCGCAGCGCCCGTCCACCCCGGTCTGGCTGGTCGCGGTCTTCGCCGGCACCTGGATGGTCAACCTGGTCACCTCGGTGATGCAGGCGGGCCCGAACGCGGCCAGCATGGTCACCTCGACCTCGTTCCCGGTGCGTGTGGTGAAGTTGGTCCGCGACTACGGCGCGGTGATCTTCCTGGCCGGGCTGGTGCTGGTGTTCGCGCCCGCGCTCGCGTTCTGGGTGGTGGTGGCGTTCACGGTGGTCAACGGCGGCTTCCTGCTGGCCAGCATCGCGTTCTCCGCCCGCGCCTCCCTGCGCTGA
- a CDS encoding iron-containing alcohol dehydrogenase family protein: MPLLARSVLTPLHIDVRRGAVADLAAILSDGRISAGGDVAVVVGPGQGEKIAELLRPSLRSADVFTVAGGTLDAADELGGKLRARSYDAVVGIGGGKTIDVAKYAATRRGLPMVSVATSLANDGIASPVASLITEGLKGSYGVHIPIAVIVDLDFVEAGPERHNRAGVGDVVSNISALADWELARTVRGEPFDGLAASLSRAGAEAVLNHPGDMTDDGFVTVLADALISSGLAMAIEGTSRPCSGGCHEIMHAVDALFPGTASHGELAGLGALFCTFLRGDERRFTEMSACLARHGLPRLPAEVGLTDHQFVEAVQFAPATRPDRYTILEHLAMSSTETRERLADYAGALRDHLG; the protein is encoded by the coding sequence GTGCCGCTACTAGCCCGTAGCGTCCTCACCCCGCTGCACATCGACGTGCGGCGGGGCGCGGTGGCGGACCTGGCGGCGATCCTCTCCGACGGCCGGATCTCGGCCGGCGGCGACGTCGCCGTGGTGGTCGGTCCGGGGCAGGGCGAGAAGATCGCCGAACTGCTCCGGCCGTCGCTGCGTTCGGCGGACGTGTTCACGGTGGCCGGGGGCACCCTGGACGCCGCCGACGAGCTGGGCGGCAAGCTGCGCGCCCGCTCGTACGACGCGGTGGTCGGCATCGGTGGCGGCAAGACCATCGACGTGGCCAAGTACGCGGCCACCCGGCGCGGGCTGCCGATGGTCTCGGTGGCGACGAGCCTGGCCAACGACGGCATCGCCTCCCCGGTGGCGAGCCTGATCACCGAGGGCCTGAAGGGCTCCTACGGCGTGCACATCCCGATCGCGGTGATCGTCGACCTGGACTTCGTGGAGGCCGGCCCGGAGCGGCACAACCGCGCCGGCGTGGGCGACGTGGTGAGCAACATCAGCGCCCTGGCCGACTGGGAGCTGGCCCGTACGGTCCGCGGCGAGCCGTTCGACGGGCTGGCCGCCTCGCTGTCGCGGGCCGGCGCGGAGGCGGTGCTGAACCATCCGGGCGACATGACCGACGACGGATTCGTCACGGTCCTCGCGGACGCGCTGATCTCCAGCGGTCTGGCGATGGCCATCGAGGGCACCAGCCGCCCGTGCAGCGGCGGCTGCCACGAGATCATGCACGCGGTCGACGCGCTCTTCCCCGGCACCGCCTCGCACGGCGAGCTGGCCGGGCTCGGCGCGCTGTTCTGCACGTTCCTTCGTGGCGACGAGCGCCGGTTCACCGAGATGTCGGCCTGCCTGGCCCGGCACGGGCTGCCCCGGCTGCCGGCCGAGGTGGGGTTGACCGACCACCAGTTCGTCGAGGCGGTGCAGTTCGCGCCGGCCACCCGACCGGACCGCTACACCATCCTCGAACACCTCGCGATGTCGTCTACCGAGACCCGGGAGCGGCTGGCAGACTACGCCGGTGCCCTCCGCGACCACCTTGGCTGA